A genomic region of Pontibaca methylaminivorans contains the following coding sequences:
- a CDS encoding homoserine dehydrogenase, which yields MTEPLRIGIAGLGTVGVGVLRIAQKRAALLAARTRREIVVTAVSARDSSRDRGVDISAYDWEDDPVVLARRDDVDVFVELMGGPDGPAKAATEAALDAGKDVVTANKAMLAIHGQALAQRAESQGRVIRYEAAVAGGIPVIKALTEGLAGNEITRVMGVMNGTCNYILTRMESADLPYDIVLQEARDLGYLEADPQLDVGGIDAAHKLALLSAIAFGSRPDYAGISVEGIERIMIDDIRAAADMGFRIKLLGVARRTDRGLEQRVQPCLVPAESPLGQLEGGTNMVVIEGDSVEQIVLQGPGAGMGPTASAVMGDICDLARGSRVATFGQAAQSLEAVPSAKNGVPAPYYLRMGLIDRPGTLARIAAILGEHGISINRMRQYGHGGETAPILIVTHQTTRDSLDAALRAMRGTDVMHSPPVALRIERI from the coding sequence ATGACGGAACCATTGCGCATCGGAATAGCCGGGCTCGGGACGGTCGGGGTCGGCGTGCTGCGGATCGCGCAGAAGCGCGCGGCGCTGCTCGCGGCACGCACCCGGCGCGAGATTGTCGTGACGGCGGTTTCGGCACGGGATTCGTCCCGCGACCGGGGCGTCGATATTTCGGCCTATGACTGGGAGGACGACCCGGTTGTGCTGGCGCGCCGCGACGACGTGGACGTGTTCGTCGAGCTCATGGGCGGGCCGGACGGGCCGGCCAAGGCCGCGACCGAAGCCGCGCTCGATGCCGGCAAGGACGTGGTGACGGCCAACAAGGCGATGCTTGCGATTCACGGGCAGGCACTGGCGCAGCGCGCCGAGTCGCAGGGGCGCGTGATCCGCTACGAGGCGGCCGTGGCGGGCGGCATCCCGGTCATCAAGGCGCTGACCGAGGGGCTGGCCGGGAACGAGATCACCCGCGTCATGGGGGTGATGAACGGCACCTGCAACTATATCCTCACGCGCATGGAAAGCGCCGATCTGCCCTATGACATCGTGCTGCAGGAGGCACGCGACCTCGGCTATCTCGAGGCCGACCCCCAGCTTGACGTGGGCGGAATCGACGCCGCGCACAAGCTCGCGCTGCTGTCGGCGATCGCCTTCGGATCGCGCCCCGATTATGCGGGGATCTCGGTCGAGGGAATCGAGCGCATCATGATCGACGACATCCGGGCAGCGGCCGACATGGGGTTCCGCATCAAGCTGCTTGGCGTGGCGCGGCGCACCGATCGCGGGCTCGAACAGCGGGTGCAGCCCTGTCTCGTGCCGGCGGAATCGCCGCTCGGGCAGCTTGAGGGCGGCACCAACATGGTGGTGATCGAAGGCGATTCGGTCGAACAGATCGTGCTGCAGGGCCCGGGCGCCGGCATGGGCCCCACCGCAAGCGCGGTCATGGGCGATATCTGCGACCTGGCGCGCGGCAGCCGGGTTGCGACCTTCGGTCAGGCGGCGCAGAGCCTCGAGGCGGTGCCTTCGGCGAAGAACGGCGTGCCCGCGCCCTATTACCTGCGCATGGGGCTGATCGACCGGCCCGGCACGCTGGCCCGGATCGCGGCGATCCTCGGCGAGCACGGCATCTCGATCAACCGCATGCGCCAGTATGGCCATGGCGGCGAGACGGCGCCGATCCTGATCGTGACCCATCAGACCACGCGCGATTCCCTCGACGCGGCCCTGCGTGCCATGCGCGGCACCGACGTGATGCACAGCCCGCCGGTGGCGCTGCGGATCGAACGCATCTGA
- a CDS encoding cbb3-type cytochrome c oxidase subunit 3, which yields METYTAMRHFADVWGLVGMTLFFVGAIIYSFRPGSRELSDDAARIPFKDED from the coding sequence ATGGAAACCTATACCGCCATGCGGCACTTTGCAGATGTGTGGGGTCTGGTGGGCATGACCCTCTTCTTTGTCGGCGCCATCATCTACTCCTTCCGCCCTGGAAGCCGGGAGCTTTCCGATGATGCGGCCCGCATCCCCTTCAAGGACGAAGACTGA
- the ccoG gene encoding cytochrome c oxidase accessory protein CcoG produces the protein MSDASEIETFDAEAVNSATNRTPLYAARRKIFPRRVKGQFRRFKWIVMLITLGIYYITPWLRWDRGPHAPDQAVLIDLANRRFYFFFIEIWPQEFYFIAGLLIMAGFGLFLLTSSVGRAWCGYTCPQTVWVDLFLVVERAVEGDRNARMKLDAGPWSANKLFKRVIKHGTWLLIAISTGGAWIFYFADAPTLFVDFFTGYASPVAYITVAILTATTYVFGGLMREQVCTYMCPWPRIQAAMLDENSLTVTYNDWRGEPRTRGSKKAAAAGQVVGDCVDCNACVAVCPMGIDIRDGQQLECITCALCIDACDDVMDRLGRPRGLISYATLAEYQSNMDLATEGGSQPIDPRRVHDATGGILDKVQRFRLRKLLRPRTMAYFGAWSLVGVGLLFALTTRDRLQVNVLADRNPQYVVLSDGSIRNGYTVKLLNMIPEPRTFVVSLDGLPEGEMSISGFDAPVSGSYDVEVEPDRLRTLRVFVRQPSEAVAGPSQSFTFTVTDRDGSESDTYNATFDAPAGAGK, from the coding sequence ATGTCCGACGCGTCGGAAATCGAAACCTTTGACGCCGAAGCGGTTAACTCCGCCACGAACCGCACCCCCCTCTATGCCGCCCGCAGGAAGATCTTTCCCCGGAGGGTGAAAGGCCAGTTCCGCCGCTTCAAGTGGATCGTGATGCTGATCACCCTCGGCATCTATTATATCACCCCGTGGCTGCGCTGGGATCGCGGCCCCCATGCGCCCGATCAGGCGGTGCTGATCGACCTTGCGAACCGGCGCTTCTATTTCTTCTTCATCGAGATCTGGCCGCAGGAATTCTATTTCATCGCCGGCCTGCTCATCATGGCCGGCTTCGGGCTGTTCCTGCTGACGTCCTCGGTGGGACGCGCCTGGTGCGGTTACACCTGCCCGCAAACGGTCTGGGTCGACCTGTTCCTGGTCGTGGAACGCGCGGTCGAGGGCGACCGCAACGCCCGCATGAAGCTGGACGCGGGCCCCTGGTCGGCCAACAAGCTGTTCAAGCGGGTGATCAAGCACGGCACCTGGCTGCTGATCGCCATATCGACCGGCGGCGCCTGGATCTTCTATTTTGCCGATGCACCGACACTTTTCGTCGATTTCTTTACCGGCTACGCCTCGCCCGTGGCCTATATCACGGTCGCGATCCTGACCGCGACGACCTATGTTTTCGGCGGGCTGATGCGCGAACAGGTCTGCACCTACATGTGCCCGTGGCCGCGCATCCAGGCCGCAATGCTGGACGAAAACTCGCTGACCGTCACCTATAACGACTGGCGCGGGGAGCCGCGCACGCGTGGGTCCAAGAAGGCCGCCGCCGCCGGGCAGGTGGTCGGGGATTGCGTCGACTGCAACGCCTGCGTAGCGGTCTGCCCGATGGGCATCGACATCCGCGACGGCCAGCAGCTCGAATGCATCACCTGTGCGCTCTGTATCGACGCCTGCGACGACGTGATGGACCGGCTTGGCCGGCCGCGCGGGCTGATCTCCTATGCGACGCTCGCCGAATACCAGTCGAACATGGACCTCGCGACCGAGGGCGGCAGCCAGCCGATCGACCCGCGCCGCGTGCATGACGCAACCGGCGGGATCCTCGACAAGGTGCAGCGCTTCCGCCTGCGCAAGCTGCTGCGGCCCCGCACCATGGCCTATTTCGGCGCCTGGTCGCTGGTCGGCGTCGGGCTCCTGTTCGCGCTGACGACGCGCGACCGGCTGCAGGTGAACGTGCTGGCCGACCGCAACCCGCAATACGTGGTGCTGTCGGACGGGTCGATCCGCAACGGCTACACGGTCAAGCTTCTGAACATGATCCCGGAGCCGCGCACCTTTGTGGTGTCGCTCGACGGGCTGCCCGAAGGGGAGATGAGCATCTCGGGTTTTGATGCCCCGGTCAGCGGCTCCTACGACGTGGAGGTCGAACCGGACCGCCTGCGCACGCTGCGGGTCTTTGTGCGCCAGCCGTCCGAGGCCGTCGCCGGGCCAAGCCAGTCCTTCACCTTTACCGTGACGGATCGGGACGGAAGCGAAAGCGACACCTACAACGCAACCTTCGATGCACCAGCAGGAGCGGGAAAATGA
- the ccoO gene encoding cytochrome-c oxidase, cbb3-type subunit II yields the protein MSILNRHSKLERHATALLVGALAVVTIGGIVEIAPLFYLQNTIEKVDGMRPYTPLELAGRNVYVREGCYTCHSQMIRPFRDEVERYGHYSLAAESMYDHSFQWGSKRTGPDLARVGQRYSNEWHVEHLIEPRAVVPESVMPSYAFLMERPLNPSDITAHLTANIRVGVPYTEEMVANAAADMRAQASPDADTSGLEERYPNVNYGDFDGQPGRLTEMDALVAYLQMLGTLVDFSTYDESTGYR from the coding sequence ATGTCCATTCTGAACCGACACTCCAAGCTCGAACGCCATGCGACGGCTCTGCTGGTCGGGGCGCTCGCCGTGGTGACCATCGGCGGCATCGTCGAGATCGCACCGCTGTTCTACCTGCAGAACACAATCGAAAAGGTCGACGGCATGCGCCCATATACGCCGCTCGAACTGGCGGGGCGGAACGTCTATGTGCGCGAGGGCTGCTATACCTGCCACAGCCAGATGATCCGCCCCTTCCGCGACGAGGTGGAGCGTTACGGCCACTACAGCCTGGCGGCGGAATCGATGTATGACCATTCGTTCCAGTGGGGATCGAAGCGCACCGGGCCGGATCTGGCGCGCGTCGGCCAGCGCTATTCCAACGAATGGCATGTCGAGCACCTGATCGAGCCGCGCGCCGTGGTGCCGGAATCGGTGATGCCCTCGTATGCCTTCCTGATGGAGCGGCCGCTGAACCCGAGCGACATCACCGCGCATCTGACCGCCAATATCAGGGTGGGCGTGCCCTATACCGAAGAGATGGTCGCCAATGCCGCCGCCGACATGCGCGCCCAGGCCTCGCCCGACGCCGATACCAGCGGACTGGAAGAGCGCTATCCCAACGTCAACTACGGCGATTTCGACGGCCAGCCCGGCCGCCTGACCGAAATGGACGCGCTGGTGGCCTATCTGCAGATGCTCGGCACGCTGGTCGATTTCTCGACCTACGACGAATCCACCGGTTATCGCTGA
- a CDS encoding FixH family protein — MSTTKRKGEFTGRHMLAIMVVFFGVVIAVNLTMAFMARKSWTGTVVDNTYVASQEFNTRVAEGRAQAALGWDSDLAIRDGVLTYHLTDAAGEAVITPADTATASFRHAAYEADDRSAVLVRQPDGTFSAPVDLPDGQWIVEITTEVRGLDHPYRDAQRIVMADGVMK; from the coding sequence ATGAGCACGACGAAACGCAAGGGCGAATTCACCGGCCGGCACATGCTGGCAATCATGGTGGTGTTCTTCGGCGTCGTGATCGCCGTGAACCTGACCATGGCCTTCATGGCCCGCAAAAGCTGGACCGGCACCGTTGTGGACAACACCTATGTCGCCAGCCAGGAGTTCAACACCCGCGTCGCCGAGGGCCGCGCCCAGGCCGCGCTCGGCTGGGACTCCGATCTGGCGATCAGGGATGGTGTCCTGACCTACCACCTGACCGATGCCGCGGGCGAGGCGGTCATCACCCCGGCCGACACGGCAACCGCCAGCTTCCGTCACGCCGCCTACGAGGCCGACGACCGGAGCGCGGTGCTGGTGCGCCAGCCCGACGGGACATTCTCGGCCCCGGTCGACCTGCCCGATGGCCAGTGGATCGTCGAGATCACGACCGAGGTCCGGGGCCTTGACCATCCCTATCGCGACGCGCAGCGCATCGTCATGGCCGACGGGGTGATGAAATGA
- the ccoP gene encoding cytochrome-c oxidase, cbb3-type subunit III: MSDKQIDDVTGVSTTGHEWDGIKELDNPMPRWWLWVFYATVVWAVGYAVAYPAWPLINSATSGLLGYSSRAEMRAQLDAIEAEKSGYLATIADSSMDEILADDALYTFAVSAGAAAFRVNCVQCHGTGAQGSAGYPNLNDDVWIWGGTAEDIRQTIAHGVRFEQDDDTRFSEMPAFGDMLDTSEINQVATFVASLSGEQGDADAEDMAAGAEVYADNCSVCHGETGEGDRNVGAPALNHAIWLYGSSVEDIARQVRNPRHGVMPAWQARLGDATVKELAAYVHSLGGGE; encoded by the coding sequence ATGAGCGACAAGCAGATCGACGATGTAACCGGGGTTTCCACCACCGGACATGAATGGGACGGCATCAAGGAACTCGACAACCCGATGCCGCGCTGGTGGCTGTGGGTATTCTACGCCACCGTCGTCTGGGCCGTCGGCTATGCCGTTGCCTATCCGGCATGGCCGCTGATCAACTCGGCCACTTCGGGGCTGCTCGGCTATTCGAGCCGCGCCGAGATGCGCGCGCAACTGGATGCGATCGAGGCCGAGAAGTCCGGCTATCTCGCCACCATCGCCGACAGCAGCATGGACGAGATCTTGGCCGACGACGCGCTTTACACATTCGCGGTGTCGGCGGGTGCGGCGGCGTTCCGGGTCAACTGCGTGCAGTGCCACGGAACCGGTGCGCAGGGCTCTGCGGGTTATCCGAACCTCAATGACGACGTCTGGATCTGGGGCGGAACCGCCGAGGACATCCGCCAGACCATCGCCCATGGCGTCCGTTTCGAACAGGACGACGACACGCGGTTCTCGGAAATGCCGGCCTTCGGGGACATGCTGGACACGAGCGAAATCAACCAGGTGGCAACTTTTGTTGCATCGCTTTCGGGCGAGCAGGGCGACGCGGATGCCGAGGACATGGCGGCAGGGGCCGAGGTCTATGCCGACAACTGTTCCGTCTGCCATGGCGAGACCGGCGAAGGCGACCGCAATGTCGGAGCCCCAGCGCTCAACCACGCGATCTGGCTTTACGGCTCTTCGGTGGAGGACATCGCCCGTCAGGTGCGCAACCCGCGTCACGGCGTGATGCCGGCCTGGCAGGCGCGGCTCGGCGATGCCACGGTCAAGGAACTGGCCGCCTATGTCCATTCGCTCGGCGGCGGCGAATAG
- the recJ gene encoding single-stranded-DNA-specific exonuclease RecJ, with protein sequence MAFLGVEESLCGRRWVGPGLEAERAAAALAQGAGLPDALCRVLARQGVDGEALEGFLAPTLRDLLPDPRGLRDMEIAAERICRAVRAGERIAVFADYDVDGGAAAALLMLWLRGVGREATLYVPDRVEEGYGPNEAAMQRLAREHRLIVCVDCGTLSHAAIAAVNGAADVVVVDHHLGGETLPPALAVVNPNRQDESGELGHLCAAGVVFLLLVELRRQMRGTGAPEGPDLLGMLDLVALATVADVVPLVGVNRALVRQGLKVMARRERPGLVALADLARLDSPPESHHLGFVFGPRINAGGRIGAADLGARLLMAQQRDEAESLALRLDALNRERRAIEDEVRRSALAQAEARGLDAPLVWAAGEGWHPGVVGIVAARLKEATNRPAIVIGFDGETGKGSGRSIPGVDLGAAIQRLAAEGLLLGGGGHRMAAGLTVARGQIEPAMARLGELLARQGAGAALPHDLALDGMLMPGAADTVLIREIERAGPFGAAAPAPRFAFPDLVVHHQRRVGDAHLRLSLGDGLGARIEAIAFGVCESRLGHALQNHGGARFHVAGRLEVNRWNGRERVQLRLEDAAPASEG encoded by the coding sequence TTGGCCTTTCTGGGTGTCGAGGAGTCGCTTTGCGGACGGCGCTGGGTCGGGCCGGGGCTCGAGGCGGAGCGCGCGGCCGCCGCTCTGGCGCAGGGGGCCGGGCTGCCGGATGCGCTGTGCCGGGTGCTGGCGCGGCAGGGCGTCGATGGCGAGGCGCTCGAGGGGTTTCTGGCCCCGACCCTGCGCGATCTGCTGCCCGATCCCCGGGGACTGCGAGACATGGAGATCGCGGCGGAGCGGATCTGCCGTGCGGTGAGGGCCGGCGAGCGGATCGCGGTCTTTGCCGATTACGACGTGGACGGCGGTGCCGCGGCGGCCCTTCTGATGCTGTGGCTGCGGGGGGTCGGGCGCGAGGCGACGCTTTACGTTCCCGACCGGGTCGAAGAGGGCTATGGCCCCAACGAGGCGGCGATGCAGCGCCTTGCGCGCGAACACCGGCTGATCGTCTGCGTCGATTGCGGAACGCTGTCCCATGCCGCCATCGCCGCCGTGAACGGGGCGGCGGATGTGGTCGTCGTCGACCACCATCTGGGCGGCGAGACCCTGCCCCCGGCGCTTGCCGTGGTCAATCCGAACCGGCAGGACGAGAGCGGCGAGCTTGGTCATCTGTGCGCGGCGGGGGTGGTGTTCCTGCTGCTGGTCGAGTTGCGCCGCCAGATGCGCGGTACGGGCGCGCCCGAGGGGCCGGACCTTCTGGGCATGCTTGACCTCGTTGCGCTTGCGACCGTGGCGGATGTGGTGCCCCTTGTCGGCGTAAACCGGGCGCTGGTGCGCCAGGGGCTCAAGGTCATGGCGCGGCGCGAGCGGCCGGGTCTTGTTGCGCTGGCGGATCTGGCCCGGCTCGATTCGCCGCCCGAGAGCCATCACCTCGGCTTTGTCTTCGGCCCCCGGATCAATGCCGGCGGCCGTATCGGCGCGGCCGATCTGGGCGCGCGCCTGCTGATGGCGCAGCAGCGGGACGAGGCCGAATCGCTTGCGCTGCGGCTTGACGCGCTGAACCGGGAGCGCCGCGCCATCGAGGACGAGGTCCGCCGCTCCGCGCTGGCTCAGGCCGAGGCGCGCGGGCTTGATGCGCCGCTGGTCTGGGCCGCCGGCGAGGGCTGGCATCCCGGGGTGGTCGGGATCGTTGCCGCGCGGCTCAAGGAGGCGACCAACCGGCCGGCCATCGTGATCGGGTTCGACGGCGAGACCGGCAAGGGATCGGGGCGTTCGATCCCCGGGGTCGATCTTGGCGCGGCGATCCAGCGCCTTGCGGCCGAGGGGCTCTTGCTGGGCGGTGGCGGGCACCGGATGGCGGCGGGGCTTACGGTGGCGCGCGGGCAGATCGAGCCGGCGATGGCGCGGCTCGGCGAACTGCTGGCGCGCCAGGGTGCGGGCGCCGCCCTGCCCCACGATCTTGCGCTTGACGGGATGCTGATGCCCGGTGCGGCGGATACCGTCCTGATCCGCGAGATCGAGCGCGCGGGCCCGTTCGGGGCCGCCGCGCCGGCGCCGCGCTTTGCCTTTCCCGATCTGGTGGTTCACCACCAGCGCCGGGTCGGGGATGCGCATCTGCGGCTTTCGCTTGGCGACGGGCTTGGCGCGCGGATCGAGGCGATCGCATTCGGGGTCTGCGAATCCCGGCTGGGCCATGCGCTTCAGAACCACGGCGGGGCGCGGTTCCATGTGGCGGGGCGGCTCGAGGTCAACCGCTGGAACGGGCGTGAGCGGGTGCAGCTGCGGCTCGAGGATGCAGCGCCCGCAAGCGAAGGGTGA
- a CDS encoding DUF427 domain-containing protein, whose protein sequence is MARSLTIRRLDGLWSLRAGGAVLGESRAVLELAESGHLPVLYVPRTDIAMQFFEPGERRSVCPLKGTARYYSIITKSTVLRDAAWSYEEPTVEAEALRDHLAFEADRGITLEQL, encoded by the coding sequence ATGGCCCGATCGCTCACCATCCGCCGGCTTGACGGACTCTGGAGCCTGCGTGCCGGCGGTGCGGTTCTCGGTGAAAGCCGCGCCGTGCTGGAGTTGGCCGAAAGCGGTCACCTGCCGGTGCTTTACGTTCCCCGCACGGACATCGCGATGCAGTTCTTCGAGCCGGGCGAGCGCCGCTCGGTCTGTCCGCTCAAGGGCACGGCGCGCTATTATTCGATCATCACCAAATCGACAGTGCTGCGAGATGCCGCCTGGAGCTATGAGGAGCCGACCGTGGAGGCCGAGGCGCTGCGGGATCATCTTGCCTTCGAGGCCGATCGCGGCATCACGCTCGAACAGCTTTGA
- the ccoN gene encoding cytochrome-c oxidase, cbb3-type subunit I, whose product MRYGQEIVFSALLGILVLLGAAFAVDKAFEQQMWIAFIAIGLFTIGLLRNTSFLPAAPVDQSSYMDGPIRYGVLATVFWGVVGFLVGVIIAAQLAFPDLNLEPWFNFGRMRPLHTSGVVFAFGGNILIATSFYVVQRTCRARLWGGNLAWFVFWGYQLFIVLAASGYLLGVTQSREYAEPEWYVDLWLTIVWVVYLMVFMGTVFRRKEPHIYVANWFYMSFIITIAMLHIVNNLAIPVSIVGSKSYSAFSGVQDAVTQWWYGHNAVAFFLTIPFLAMMYYFVPKQVNRPVYSYRLSIVHFWSIIFLYIWAGPHHLHYTAVPDWAQTLGMVFSIMLWMPSWGGMINGLMTLSGAWDKIRTDPIVRLMVTAIAFYGMATFEGPMLSIKAVNSLSHYTDWTIAHVHAGALGWNGMISFAAVYFLVPKLWGQPRLYSIRMVNWHFWLATLGIVIYASAMWVSGIMQGLMWREYDDQGFLVYSFVETVAAMHPYYVMRVLGGLLYLAGGVVMVWNVWQTIKGRTRNESPMGGGERPSAPTSTPAATPAE is encoded by the coding sequence ATGAGATACGGACAAGAGATCGTCTTCTCGGCGCTGCTGGGCATTCTTGTTCTGCTCGGCGCGGCCTTTGCGGTCGACAAGGCGTTCGAGCAGCAGATGTGGATCGCCTTCATCGCGATCGGGCTTTTCACCATCGGACTGCTGCGCAACACGAGCTTCCTGCCGGCGGCACCGGTGGACCAGTCGTCCTACATGGACGGCCCGATCCGTTACGGGGTGCTGGCCACCGTGTTCTGGGGCGTCGTCGGTTTCCTCGTCGGCGTGATCATCGCCGCGCAACTGGCCTTTCCGGACCTGAACCTCGAACCCTGGTTCAACTTCGGCCGGATGCGGCCGCTGCATACATCGGGAGTGGTCTTCGCCTTCGGCGGCAACATCCTGATCGCGACGTCGTTCTACGTGGTGCAGCGCACCTGCCGGGCGCGGCTCTGGGGCGGCAACCTCGCGTGGTTCGTGTTCTGGGGCTATCAGCTGTTCATCGTGCTCGCGGCCTCCGGCTATCTTCTGGGCGTCACGCAGAGCCGCGAATATGCCGAGCCGGAATGGTATGTGGATCTCTGGCTGACCATCGTCTGGGTCGTCTACCTGATGGTGTTCATGGGCACCGTGTTCCGCCGGAAGGAGCCGCATATCTATGTGGCCAACTGGTTCTACATGTCCTTCATCATCACCATCGCCATGCTGCATATCGTCAACAACCTGGCGATCCCGGTGTCGATCGTGGGCTCGAAGAGCTATTCGGCCTTCTCGGGCGTGCAGGACGCGGTGACGCAGTGGTGGTACGGCCATAACGCGGTGGCCTTCTTCCTGACCATCCCGTTCCTGGCGATGATGTATTACTTCGTCCCCAAGCAGGTGAACCGGCCGGTCTATTCCTACCGGCTGTCCATCGTGCACTTCTGGTCGATCATCTTCCTGTATATCTGGGCCGGGCCGCACCACCTGCATTACACGGCGGTGCCGGACTGGGCGCAGACGCTGGGCATGGTGTTCTCGATCATGCTGTGGATGCCGTCCTGGGGGGGCATGATCAACGGGCTGATGACGCTTTCGGGCGCCTGGGACAAGATCCGCACCGACCCGATCGTGCGCCTGATGGTCACCGCGATCGCCTTCTACGGCATGGCGACCTTCGAGGGGCCGATGCTGTCGATCAAGGCGGTGAACTCGCTGTCGCACTACACCGACTGGACCATCGCCCATGTCCATGCCGGCGCGCTTGGCTGGAACGGGATGATCTCCTTTGCGGCGGTCTATTTCCTGGTGCCCAAGCTCTGGGGGCAGCCGCGCCTTTATTCGATCCGCATGGTCAACTGGCACTTCTGGCTGGCGACGCTCGGCATCGTCATCTACGCCTCGGCCATGTGGGTGTCCGGCATCATGCAGGGGCTGATGTGGCGCGAATATGACGATCAGGGCTTTCTGGTCTATTCCTTCGTCGAAACGGTCGCCGCCATGCACCCCTATTACGTGATGCGCGTCCTGGGCGGGCTGCTCTATCTCGCCGGCGGCGTGGTGATGGTCTGGAACGTCTGGCAGACCATCAAGGGCCGGACCCGCAACGAATCCCCCATGGGCGGTGGCGAACGGCCTTCCGCCCCGACCAGCACGCCCGCGGCGACCCCCGCCGAGTAA
- the glpX gene encoding class II fructose-bisphosphatase has protein sequence MPASLDFDDRLLSLGLARVAEQAALAAAPLIGRGDEKAADQAAVNAMREQLNMLDIRGVVVIGEGERDEAPMLFIGEEVGTGQGPGVDIALDPLEGTTLTAKDMPNALTVIAMGPRGSMLHAPDVYMEKLAIGPGFAPGVVSLDMAPAERVEALARARGCETRDITVCILERPRHAAMIAEVRRTGAAIRLIPDGDVAGVIHCADPDATGIDMYMGQGGAPEGVLAAAALKCMGGQIMGRLVFRNADEEARADKAGITDLDRVYTRDDLVRDDVIFAATGVTDGNLLSGIRREPGWRTTETLLMRSKSGSVRRMQYRAPLR, from the coding sequence ATGCCCGCATCACTGGATTTTGACGACCGTCTGCTTTCTCTGGGCCTGGCCCGCGTGGCCGAACAGGCCGCGCTGGCGGCAGCGCCGCTGATCGGGCGCGGCGACGAGAAAGCCGCCGATCAGGCGGCGGTGAACGCCATGCGCGAGCAGCTGAACATGCTCGATATCCGGGGCGTGGTGGTGATCGGCGAGGGCGAGCGCGACGAGGCGCCGATGCTGTTCATCGGCGAGGAGGTCGGCACCGGCCAGGGCCCGGGCGTCGATATTGCGCTCGACCCGCTCGAGGGGACGACACTCACGGCCAAGGACATGCCGAACGCGCTCACCGTGATCGCCATGGGGCCGCGTGGTTCGATGCTGCATGCGCCCGATGTCTATATGGAGAAACTGGCGATCGGTCCGGGATTCGCGCCGGGGGTCGTGTCGCTCGACATGGCGCCGGCCGAACGGGTCGAGGCGCTGGCGCGCGCGCGCGGTTGCGAGACACGGGATATCACCGTCTGCATCCTCGAGCGTCCCCGCCACGCGGCGATGATCGCCGAGGTGCGCCGGACCGGGGCCGCGATCCGGCTCATTCCCGACGGCGATGTCGCGGGTGTGATCCATTGCGCCGACCCTGACGCGACGGGCATCGACATGTACATGGGTCAGGGCGGCGCGCCCGAAGGCGTGCTGGCGGCAGCGGCGCTTAAATGCATGGGCGGGCAGATCATGGGGCGGCTCGTGTTCCGCAACGCGGATGAGGAAGCGCGGGCGGACAAGGCCGGGATCACCGATCTCGACCGGGTCTATACCCGCGACGACCTGGTGCGCGACGATGTGATCTTTGCCGCGACCGGGGTGACGGACGGCAACCTGCTGTCGGGAATCCGGCGCGAACCCGGCTGGCGGACCACGGAAACCCTGCTCATGCGCTCGAAAAGCGGCTCGGTGCGGCGGATGCAGTACCGCGCGCCGCTGCGCTGA